One region of Chlorobiota bacterium genomic DNA includes:
- a CDS encoding acetylornithine transaminase: protein MTATLTEREHAHFLQTYKRLALEVDHAEGMYVQTLNGDRYLDFLGGIAVNALGHSHPRVIAAIEQQLRRYMHLSNYFYQGAQITFVEKLCQLSGYDRAFLSNSGTEAADGAIKFARAWGHPQGKSTVIGFTGGFHGRTYGALSIMEKPRYKDGMGPFLPDCLVLPFNDLEALRGAMDGTVCGVFIEHLQGEGGIEWATEEFVRELFALRQQHGFLVIADEVQAGAGRTGTLFGFNRFNVRPDVVTVAKGIGGGLPLGAILTTEELAATWGAGQHGTTFGGNAVACAAGLVVLEELENGLMENVRTTGEYLRKRLQELQEEFPAIIRDVRGAGAMMGLGLHLPADPFVQELLNRKIIANSTSETVIRLLPPYIFQPEHVDELVLNLRSIFQTTQA from the coding sequence ATGACCGCAACACTTACCGAACGCGAACACGCACACTTCCTGCAGACCTACAAGCGGTTGGCATTGGAGGTGGACCACGCCGAAGGGATGTACGTCCAGACCCTGAACGGCGACCGCTACCTTGATTTCCTGGGTGGGATTGCCGTGAACGCCCTGGGGCACTCGCACCCGCGAGTGATTGCAGCAATCGAGCAGCAGCTGCGCCGCTACATGCACCTTTCCAACTACTTCTACCAGGGCGCGCAAATCACCTTTGTGGAAAAGCTTTGCCAGCTAAGCGGGTACGATCGCGCCTTCCTTAGCAACAGCGGAACCGAAGCTGCCGATGGGGCGATAAAGTTTGCGCGGGCTTGGGGCCATCCGCAGGGGAAATCAACGGTGATTGGGTTCACCGGCGGATTTCATGGAAGGACCTACGGCGCGCTCTCGATCATGGAGAAACCACGCTACAAGGATGGCATGGGGCCGTTCCTCCCCGACTGCTTGGTCCTTCCGTTCAACGATCTTGAAGCGTTGCGCGGGGCAATGGATGGGACCGTTTGCGGCGTGTTCATCGAGCATCTGCAAGGGGAAGGGGGAATTGAGTGGGCAACGGAGGAATTTGTCCGCGAGCTGTTCGCATTGCGCCAGCAGCATGGCTTCCTGGTGATTGCCGACGAAGTGCAAGCCGGGGCCGGACGCACGGGAACATTGTTCGGCTTCAACCGTTTCAACGTTCGTCCCGATGTTGTGACGGTGGCAAAAGGAATCGGCGGCGGGCTTCCGCTTGGGGCGATATTGACGACGGAGGAACTGGCCGCAACGTGGGGAGCCGGGCAACACGGAACAACATTTGGGGGAAATGCCGTGGCGTGTGCGGCGGGCCTGGTTGTGTTGGAAGAACTTGAAAATGGATTGATGGAAAACGTCCGCACCACGGGGGAATATCTGCGGAAGCGGTTGCAGGAATTGCAAGAAGAATTTCCTGCAATCATCCGCGACGTGCGCGGCGCGGGGGCAATGATGGGATTGGGGCTGCACCTTCCTGCGGATCCGTTTGTTCAAGAACTGCTCAACCGGAAAATCATCGCTAACTCCACCAGCGAAACCGTCATCCGCCTGCTTCCCCCCTATATTTTCCAGCCGGAACACGTTGATGAATTGGTGCTGAATCTGAGGTCCATTTTCCAGACGACGCAGGCATAA